In Halalkalicoccus sp. CG83, a single genomic region encodes these proteins:
- a CDS encoding winged helix-turn-helix transcriptional regulator has translation MSEGKGSQGSKRGEGVDESTLFSLLGKAHTLAILNEIVTTDKQSIRFGELQDSLELSPNTLSRRLDELVEVGFLERTQYDEIPPRVEYEETEMVNDLTPVFRGLEIWMERHGSDQLECS, from the coding sequence ATGAGCGAGGGCAAAGGAAGTCAAGGGTCAAAACGGGGTGAAGGGGTTGATGAGAGTACGCTCTTCTCACTTCTTGGGAAGGCACATACCTTAGCAATTCTCAATGAAATTGTCACTACAGACAAGCAGTCGATCCGTTTCGGCGAACTCCAAGATTCGCTCGAACTTTCGCCGAATACACTCTCTCGACGACTCGATGAACTTGTCGAAGTTGGGTTTCTTGAACGGACACAGTACGACGAAATTCCTCCACGAGTAGAATACGAAGAAACAGAAATGGTAAACGATCTCACGCCAGTTTTTCGAGGACTCGAGATATGGATGGAACGGCACGGATCAGATCAACTTGAGTGTTCCTGA